A genomic segment from Nicotiana tabacum cultivar K326 chromosome 7, ASM71507v2, whole genome shotgun sequence encodes:
- the LOC142162061 gene encoding putative lipid-transfer protein DIR1: MHMIGNKVGVLVTVFLGILLLIAELTNGLSLCNMGDDGLTACKPSVTKPNPVEPSASCCEALSGADLQCLCSYRNSLLLPSLGIDPELALALPPKCNLTSPANC, translated from the coding sequence ATGCATATGATAGGAAACAAAGTGGGAGTATTGGTTACGGTGTTTCTAGGAATACTACTACTTATAGCAGAATTAACAAATGGGTTGAGCTTGTGTAACATGGGCGATGATGGACTCACGGCGTGTAAGCCATCAGTAACAAAGCCAAATCCAGTGGAGCCATCAGCTTCTTGCTGTGAAGCCTTGTCTGGTGCAGATTTGCAGTGCTTGTGTTCTTATAGgaattcactcttattgccttcTCTTGGAATTGATCCAGAACTTGCTTTGGCTCTTCCTCCTAAATGCAATCTCACTTCTCCtgctaattgttaa